The window ATCGTTGCCACCTACAGCAAGAACGAACTCGAGGATCTTTACCTCCCCTACAAGCCCAAGCGGAAAACCAAGGCGAGTCTGGCTATCGAACGCGGACTCGAGCCCCTGGCGAATTACATCTGGGAGCAGACCGGCGAGCAGGTCACGGGAGAATTTGCGCAGCAATTCATCAATCCCGAAAAAGAGGTGCCGACGGTGGAAGCTGCCCTCGAGGGCGCGCTCCATATCATTGCCGAGCGGATAGCGGAGACCCCCGGGATTCGAAAGCAGCTGCGGGAACTGATGCTCGGCGAGGGCAAAGTCCGGGCGAAGGTGGCGGCAGGCAAGGAAACCGAAAAGACCAAGTACGAGATGTACTACAACTTCGAGGAAACGGTTTCGAAGATTCCTTCACACCGCATGCTCGCGATCCGGCGTGGAACGCGTGAAGGCGTCCTCACGTTCAGCATTGACGTCGATAACGACAAGTTCATCGCGTCCCTCATTCCCCAGGTGGTCAGGGATCCGCAGTCCCAATTCGCTCCGCTCGTGGAGAGCGCCGCGCGCGATTCCTACGAAAGACTTCTGCTGCCTTCGATTCAGACTGAAGTGCGATCGATCTTGCGGGAACGCGCCGAATCCGAGGCGATCCAGGTTTTCGAGGAAAACCTGCGGACGCTGCTGCTGGCTCCGCCGGCCGGCTCGCTCGGCGTGATCGGAATCGATCCCGGGCAAAGAACGGGTTGCAAGATCGCTGTCGTCGACGAAACCGGAAAGTTCCTCGAAAATCAGACGATTTATCTCACCGAACCCAAGCTGGATCTCGAAGGCGCCGAGAAAACGCTCGTCGACCTGATTCAGCGGTTCAACGTGCGCGGTGTTGCGATCGGCAACGGAACCGGTTCGCGCGAAACGGATACTTTCGTGCGGACGGTCATCGAGAAGCACAAGATCGAGATCTTCGTCATTGTGGTGAACGAATCCGGCGCCTCGATCTACTCCGCCTCGAAGCGGGCGCGTGAAGAATTTCCGAAACTGGATCTGACCGTTCGCGGCGCCATCTCGATTGCGCGCCGGCTGCAGGATCCGCTCGCGGAGCTTGTGAAAACAGAGCCGAAGTCGATCGGCGTCGGGCAGTATCAGCATGACGTCGATCAGAAAAAACTGAAGCACAGCCTGGCGGCTGCGGTCGAGTCGTGCGTGAACCGTGTCGGCGTCGACCTCAACAGCGCGTCGGCGGATTTGCTGAAGTATGTTTCCGGAATCGGCGAGAAG is drawn from Terriglobia bacterium and contains these coding sequences:
- a CDS encoding Tex family protein, whose protein sequence is MFNPEILLRISKEVGAPVSRVETTVNLLEEGGTVPFIARYRKEATGNLDEVKIRDIDDRRQYYTDLEARRATVLASVEKQGKLTDDLKAKIVATYSKNELEDLYLPYKPKRKTKASLAIERGLEPLANYIWEQTGEQVTGEFAQQFINPEKEVPTVEAALEGALHIIAERIAETPGIRKQLRELMLGEGKVRAKVAAGKETEKTKYEMYYNFEETVSKIPSHRMLAIRRGTREGVLTFSIDVDNDKFIASLIPQVVRDPQSQFAPLVESAARDSYERLLLPSIQTEVRSILRERAESEAIQVFEENLRTLLLAPPAGSLGVIGIDPGQRTGCKIAVVDETGKFLENQTIYLTEPKLDLEGAEKTLVDLIQRFNVRGVAIGNGTGSRETDTFVRTVIEKHKIEIFVIVVNESGASIYSASKRAREEFPKLDLTVRGAISIARRLQDPLAELVKTEPKSIGVGQYQHDVDQKKLKHSLAAAVESCVNRVGVDLNSASADLLKYVSGIGEKLAQNVVAYRDQHGLFRSRTQLRDIEGFGDKTFEQAAGFLRIKDGENPLDRTAVHPESYSLVERMASSLGVSVAELIENPAQVNAINYKALESEAGKFTVADIREELLKPGRDPREKFVVPKFRDDVKEIADLKEGMELEGTVTNVTNFGAFVDLGVHQDGLVHISELSHKYIQDARQAVKVGEIVKVKVIGVDSTMKRISLSMKAIMPKPPRPPRRKKMKPAIEAAAAPRAAQSAASEAAAPAPARPRPDRPPRKPQPAQPQQIRPPKPPIEALPPPSKQSMEEKIRMLQEKFGRAR